The DNA sequence tttattatactcATATTATGCGTTCTCCTATTTCCTCTGTTTCTTTTCTTACTCTTTTTGATGTCCCTTCCTCGTCTTCTGCTCCTCTTCAAGTGTATCAACGCCGACAACGACAGACGACTCCAACAACAATGCCCCTGCCTATGCCTTCGGTGTCGGGTTCTGATCATATATTATCATAGGCTTCTGATCCTGAAGTAACTTGTATTGATTCCAATATTTCTTCCACTAATATTTCCTCTACTAATCCTATGGTTTCTTCTTCTGATCCTGTTTTACGTCGTTCCACCAGGGTTTCTAAGCCTCCTCTTTGGTATGGATTTTCAGCTATTGTTTCTAGTGCTGTGCTTGGTTCTCTTGATCCTTATACTTTATTTGCTCTGTTTGCTCCATTGGATCCCGTTACTTCTCTTTTTGTCTCGTTAGATCCTATTTCTCTTCCTAAATCTTACCAGCAGGCATGTCGTATTCCTTGTTGGCAAGAGGCTATGGACTCAGAACTTAATGCTTTAGTGGAAAATGATACTTGGGATATGGTGCCTACTCCTCCGAATACTCCAGTTATTGGGTGTCATTGGGTATATTCTGTGAAGCTCAAGTCTGATGGCTCTATTGATAGATATAAAGCTCGTTTAGTTGCTCAGGGAGATAAACAAGAATATGGTATTGACTACTCtgagacttttgctccagttgctaagatgacCACTGTTCGTGTCGTCTTAGCTCTTTCTGTTGTCCGTCAATGGCCTGTATTTCAAATGGACGTTAAGAATGCGTTTCTACATGGTCATTTGAAGGAAACAGTTTATATGCACCCCCCTCCTGGTCTTTCATATAATCGATCAATGGTTTGTAGACTAAAGAAATCCTTATATGGTTTGAAGCAAgctcctagggcttggtttGAACGTTTTCGAGAGGTGGTTATTCATGCTGGTTTTACTCAGAGTTACCATGATTACTCATTGTTCTTTCATTCTTCTGCTAAAGGTATGGCGTGTCTTCtattatatgtggatgacattcttaTTACTGGCGATGATATTGACGCTATCACCACATTGAAGTCGCTCCTTAGTTCTTCCTTTAAGATGAAGGATTTGGGTCCTGTCACATATTTTCTTGGACTCGAGGTTCACTACTCTAAACGGGGTTACTTTGTTAACCAACACAAATATGTTCAAGATTTGATTAAACTGGCCAACTTAACTGATGACAAGAAAGTGGATACTCCTATGGAAGTTAATGTCAAATACTCTAAGAATGCTAGAGAACCTCTTTCTGATCCTACTATATATCGGCAGCTTGTAGGAAGTCTCATCTATCTTACTATGACTCGCCCAGATATTTCTTATGCTGTCCATATTGTTAGCCAGTTCGTTTCATCACCTTGCCAATTGCACCTCACCGCTGCTCACCGCATTATTTGCTATTTGCGAGGGACAACTACACAAGGGctatttttctcctcctcttcttcaattaaATTGCGTGCCTAtgctgatgctgattgggctagtTGTCCTGACTCTCAGCACTCTACTTCAGGATGGTGTGTTTTTCTTGGGGACTCTCTTATTTCTTGGAAATGTAAGAAGCAGCATACAATTTCCAAGTCATTTGCAGAGGCTGAATATCATTCCATGTCATCAGTTTGTAGTGAGATTGTTTGGCTTCATGGGTTATTCAAAGATTTCTCTGTTTCATTTTCAGAGCCAACACCTCTCTATGTTGATAATATTAGCGCCATTCACATTGCTTCCAATCCAGTATTTCATGAGCGCACGAAGCACATTGAGATTGATTGTCATTTCATTCGTGACAAATATCTTAATAACcttatttctcttctctacATAGCTTCTGCTCATCAGATTGCAGACATTTTTACTAAAGCTATGTCCTCAGCTCGTCATTGGTATCTTGCATCCAAACTTATGTTGTCCACCCAGCATCAGTTTGAGGGAGAATGTAAAGAGAAAGGATAGGATCCTTTCATTGTATAGCTGTTATATGAAATGATAGGATTCTATAGGATTCTTTCAATCCTTTCATTATATAGTTGTTATATGAAAGGATAGGATTCTATAGGATTCTTTCAATCCTTTCATTGTATAGCTGTTATATTTGTGTAATATTCCCTTTCCCTATAAAACCTTGTATAGGTTTTTGTaatattctctttccttgttAAGTTCTTTCTTTCTATGGACTTACCTTGTATGGGTGTCCAATTTTGTGTATTTATATGGGTTTCCTACATGAATACAAGACACAGAATTTTACTGATTTACATGCATAATTTATTTTCTCGACACCTTGGATATTGGAAGGACTTGGCATTTTGGAGTTATCCCACACAATGATGATTCGGAACAATGAAGCTATATTATATAGGAAGGAAGAAAGAGCATCGGACTTAACTCATCAGTACTTCCTAGATTAAACTAAGACCAGGCTTTACTAATAACAcgaatcaaaaaaaaaaaaaaaaaattggaaaaaaaaattatataggaATTTTACATACCTGAGTTGTTCATGACCTTAAATCCTGCTtgaaatttggttttttttttttttttttttttttttttttttttttgaggaatcTGATTAAGCTTAttgtaaggggaaaaaaaaaatcccttgccTTACCTTCTGGTTGGAGGTGATTCAGTCCGTTTGTGATCTTCATGTATCTTTTGATGGTGCAATCCCTCCACATTTTAGTGGGAAATTTCAAGGCTAAAAAgctgttttctttattttatttttatattttggggTTATATATGCCTAGCTCTTCCAACACCGACATGTGGTTAGGAATGGGCTCAAGGTGCACCTACCAATGTCAattttaaaaatgaattttatttattattttacttaGTTGAAATATAATGCATCACATTTGGTTTGCATGTTAAGGCTTCAAACACCATACAGTTGGGTTTTGAGTGATGATTTTGTTAGGATGGTCATCAATCAAGTTCCCAAATCGCTGATTCTTAAACTATGTTTGTTACgtattcttggaatagattctcggtgaagaaaaaaaatgcattttattccaaaaaaataaaaaagaatcaaactTCAAAATACGTTCTAAATTCAGAATCTATTCCaaaaatgaataccaaacaGAGTCTTAGAGTATAATTTTAGACTTCTCGTGTGATCATTCAAAAATTTATGGTATTGCTCATGGGAAAAAAGATCAAAAACTTTTGTTGATTGCAAGTTAGGTATTACATGTTAAATTTGGGAGGGATTTTCACATTAAAATTGGACTGTGCTTTGGAAATTTGGATTGATctgtttcaaaattattttacacatacttaggctgcgtttggtaaagTTTATGTAATTCTTTTGttctatgggaacgaaaaaacggagtaaaacgtttggtgcatttatagTGTGTTTCGTTTAttttaacaaaaagtgaaaaaaaaaaaaaacgatagaaacgagaattgacggaacgacaaaGGGCAGTTCCGTCGTTCCGGTttcgttctaaaaaaaaaaagggtattttgacatagaaactgaaatttctgtttttgacacgaaacgttgtttctgaaacaaaaacgttaccaaacgcagccttagttaTCGTTGTGTATCTCTATTAACTTgcaaaaagatgaaaaaatgtTATTTCTTACAACATATTATACAAAAATTCCTGCTCCTCCCTCCCTCGGAAAAATTGTCTGGTCATAATAATAGTGTCATGGAGGGCTTACAATCCAATAAATACTGAGTCACCTGGATAGTTATTAAGTAGTTTATTGATCTAACCGTGGAATACAAATGcataaaaaaaccaataaaattcACACCAAAGGTTTATTAAATATTGAATTTCAATGTGATATGTACGCCCATGAAAGGGGCTaaagaaaatgcaaagaaaaacTGAGACAGAAAATCTGCTCTAAATATTGCAATGTACAACACATTCTAATAAAAGAAAGCGATGATAGTGGATAGCAGAAGAAGAGTAAAGCCGCCAACAGTGAGAGAAGATGCCGAACTGGGTGGAGATGGTGAGGAGATGGGAGTACCAGAAGCATTGATTGCCAGCTTCTGGTTCTTTACACAGTTTTGGCCAATGGTGGAGAAGTAGTAGTGTTCTCCTGCAGTATTAATAAGGATGCTTACTGATGATCCCAAAGTAATAGGGAGGCTCGTCTTGTTGCAGGATTCATACTCAGCCTTTGAGTAGATCTCTGCCACGTCGTCTTTAGTAGTAGTACTTGTGAAATCGAAAACTGCACAATAGTAAACACAAAATTAGAAAGCTTCTTCGGTTATTAAAGCAATTGTTTGCAGAGAATAAACAGGTGAAATGAACTCAAATATCCAAAACCCATAGAAACAATGATACGAAACTTCGGAGAACTCAAACCCCATAAATTGATTTACAAGGTGAGAGTATGCAAAATGATATCAATCCACATCAAAAACTAATGTGTACCAGTTTCACTCTAATCTAGGGCCTTTACCTAGTAAATCAgagttgcagccaagtagctaCAACTCCTAGTGGAGTCACAGACTTGCAGATTTAAAAATACTCTCTTAAGATAGAATTTTTCACCcctatccctaagatttcattGCCCTAGCAGCTACTTGGTTGCAACTTGGGCAGCGACCAAGTTTCGTTCCTCTATCCAAAAGTAGATAGCCCTTTCCTAAGAGCTTTACATTGACACCATGTCATCCCTTCCACACGAGGGTTGGAACTAAGGATCGACTGCACTAATACCACTGATATGGATTTTAGGAAGACTCAATCCTATAAACTGACTTACAAGGTATAGAACTCAAaatcatatcaacccacatcaaataTCTTTGAAAATTGATGTATTGAACATTATTAGAAACTACATGATGAGATGAATGTTTTGTacatgcaatatatatatatatatagagagagagagagagagagagagagagagagaatcctcACATAGGTAATCGCCAACCATGAACGTCTGTGATGCAGCCCATGTTTCATATGAGAAGTTAGAAGGAGGAATAGTCCATCCTATACTACCTCCAACAGTGTGAGTTGTCTTAGCATCCGCTCCCTGAAGTAGAGCTGCAATGATAAACATGCATCCAAGCAACCAACCCATGAAAGAACTCAAGGAAGCCATCTTTTCCTCTGTGATTACCTCTTTTAATTCACTATCTCGTTCCTGCAGTCTATATCAGCAACCATTGTTAAGGAACTGATGAATGCCACGATTGAGTATTTATAGATGGTGATTGATGCCACGTCGACATACGTAAGGAAGCAAAAGACTCAGAGAATGATTTGAGTAGTCATCCTCATTAATTGTTTTGTTTGATTGGTCTCCTCTTTCCGTGTGTCTTGATCGAAACAGGCCAGGAAGGTCTTGCGTTCCAAAATGGTGAACCAAAGATTGAGTCTTTCTATATAGACGCGTgtgaatttgtttttctttggatAAGATTATAAGCTTTGGTTGGAGATGTGAAAATGCTTTGGCAGTTCAGATGTATGCCACTTGTAAAGGTCAATACGTGTATAGAAGAAAATCTTAAAATGTGGTTTGACTAGTCTTCCTTAGAGCTTGGTTCTTTTGACTTAGTTTCGTCGCGATGCCTTGTCATAGTTTGAAGTATCATATCGGTCGTTATCGGTtatattgtattgatatcaattgtTGATTAATTTGAATTGATTATCTATATCGTTTGTTTTAAAGATAAAGTAGtaaaaacatatatatttaaaaaaaaaataaaagtaaaaatgaTCGATACACGTCGATCCAATCCAATCTAGATTGGTATTAACAAATACTGATATAAATATCAATACCAAAACCTAAATCCATAGTTAGATCTATCATGTCTCTTTTATGAGGTCAAGATTAATCAACCACACAACTAGGGTGTTTATCCTCCAATGACATACACTTTAACTCGAGTTCATATCTATGGTCTCAGAGTGAATCATCTATTgtgaaatattattttattattattataagtcATGTTCGTTGATTGTCTtggatattttattttgtgacATGAAAAAGCGTGTGTGGAGATGATGAATGGACACTTTGAACAATGTTGAAGGTCTACTTTTATAGCAGGGAGATCTCTTACAAGCCACAGATTATGTAAGAAATCATTCCAAGAAAGCcaaagaaagtaaataaaaattacaaaaatacacTTAGAAGATTTACCCGGTCAAAGTATAAGAAATTGACCTTGATTTAGAAGATTTACCCGGTCAAAGTATAAGAAATTGACCTTGAAAAGTGGCCCAAATTATTTTAAGAGATTCCACTTTCGGTCATATTACATCCATGCTCAAAATGACCTTTTGCTAAAACGGTTTTCAATTTTAAGTTCATTGAAAAGTACTAGGAATTAACTTTCAAACACAATTTGACTCTCGAAATTTGAAAAATGAGTCGACCCACCAAACCTAGCCCAACTtggatccaaatccaaatccaaatcgaCACTGTGCAAACAATGaaggtgtcaattggtttggtcTTAGTTATTCAGTATAATTCAAGTACAAGATacagaaatcaaaatcagatcgtATTGATAATAGGAATACATTTAGGAAGCCTAAACCAAATCAACTTGGTATGattcattttagtttttattcagTTTCATATTGGGTTCCTTCTTCAGTTTCATATTAAGTTTAGGTCCTATTCTAGGTATTTGGGCCAACTTTTTACATCTTCACCATAGGAGAAAAAATAATCACCAAACTTTTTATCAAACAGTAAAACAGAATAGAATTGATCATTCAAATTGATTGAAATGATAACATGATTAAAAATCTATttgctttgatttggtttaaccACTACAAGAAAAGTGTCTTTAGCCGTGTTTTAATCGCGGCAATTGCTAGTATAACCACGGAAAAATGTTAGTATTTTGCGTTTTACCAGTGTAGCAAATGAGAAAGCTTATTTAGCCGTGGTTTATATAAACTGCGGTTAGATGTTTTAACCACGGTTTTTGAAACTGTAGttagtaaaatatttttttaccgcaATTTATATAAACCACGGTTATTGCCATGTATTAAGAATATTGTGGTCAGTATTTTGCCTTTTAGCTGCGGTTTTAAGAAACTGTGGTTCTTGATAATTTTATACTAGAAAAAATGAGGCAACTAAAATATTATTTAGCTAAAAAAAGCACAGTAATTGTTTATCAATACATACTGTTTGCTTTATTATGCTCAAACTATTAGCCACAGTTTATAATATCACGGCCAAAtgtatcttttctattttataataTACCTCTACTTGCTAGCTAACTCTGTAAACCAGAAACATTTTACCCAACCCAATCCAGGGTTGCCTAagccccaaataaaaaaaagaaatggcgATTAAAGCTATAAATGATCACCATTCTTGAGATTTGAGAGACGAAAAATGAGTACTTTTAACTCAAGATTTTCTTCACACAAAAACAAAGTCTGAAATTGTATTCAACATGAACATGTATAAGAGACTTGTACCCCAAAAAAGACCTGATCAATGTTCTTGGTGGATACTATAGAAATGTATGGTATATTTAGCTATAATTGTTTTTCAGCCAAAAAAGGATATACAATAATTATGACTTGATTCAGCAAAATAATTTAGTCTCTCCACCTCCAATAACAACTTGGATGTAATCTCATCATATTCCGGGACATACTCCTACCAATTACAAGATTAGGAGAAAATTAGGAAACTTAAATGTATATAAATTAACAAGCAAATGAATTGGAGAATTAGAGTTGTCTTAAGCCAGTCCCATTTTATCAAGACATAAAATAGGTCATTCAACAAAGGGCTTAAGACCATgcaaaattgaaaatattagGTCTAGACCACTTAATTTTGAGAGGGCAACCAATAATAGTGATATCGGGTCATACAAAGTTTGAGTGAAAATATTCTATTGGAGGGTCCTCACTGGCCGACAATGATAGGATCATATAATTGTAATGGGACGACGAACAATTAAAAATATTAGGTCAAAACCCCTTAATCTGAAAGGGGATAACATTGATATCAGGTCAATTGGAGTTTCAggtgaaaagattctatttcaagggTTATCATTGGTCGATCACAAAATTGTGAGAAGAACCTTGAAAAATCCAataatgaattattattattattattattattattattattattattattattattattatcatcattattattattattattattattattcttattattattattattattattacactAAGAGATATAATAATATGTTGGATatctataaaataataaaactgTCTTTAGCCACGGTTATAAATAACTGTGGCTATATATGTTTCTATAGCCGTGGTAATAGATATATATGGCCAGAGTTATTTATAACCAAGGTAATTGTTAGGTATGTATGGCTACGGTACTCCGCCTCAGGAAGCGATATCCCGTGATCAAACCTTTGCCAgtgcacctaacttcttgagGCCACTGCATGAGAGTTTCCATCTCGAATTGACCCGGTCCTGTGTAAgtggtatcacagtgaccccaggGATTAGTCGGGTCAAAGATCCAAATACACTgggtactaaaaaaaaataaaaaaatgtatgtaTGGCCACATTTTGTATAACCACGGCTGTAGACCCTATCAATAGCCACGGTTCTACAGAACCGTAATGAGTCTTGCACATATGGTCGCTATTTTATAACAAACATGGCTATTGATATGCTCTATAACCATGGTTTTGTTAAACCGCGATGAATGTTACACAAATGGTTGCGCTTTATAAAACTGTGGCTATAGAGCCTATTTAGCCGTGGTCCTCGGAAACCATGGCCATAGACCGCCATCCAATTGTGATTTTTGAGCTCCTTTTTTGTAGTGATAGTTTCAATTatgaaaccgaaatcgaaccgaacctAAAAAAGTTTCCAACTTTTGAAATCAGAAACGAATCGATTTAATccggtttgatttgatttgattttaaatgCATGTTTCGATTTCGATTGTAAATTGACACTCATAGCGGACAATTCCTGAAGGACCACTAACAAGTGCCCAAGAACCGGTCTCTGGCGGTGCTGGCTAGGGCTGATTCGGTGTCAGAAAAAGATGAACCAACATCGGTTGAACATGAATCCCATGCTATCTGCTAGTTTACCTAGTGCACAAAGTTTCTGGCTCCATTGTGGGGTCTGGAGAGGATCATCATGATGTAAACAGTCTTACCTCTACTTCGAGGAcactatttcttttctttaactcACCACCACTAGGTAAATCTAAGTGACTAGGTACATCTTAAGCTTGAATACGATGTACAAAATTATTAAAGACTGACATATGAACTAAAGATTATATGGTCATGTTatacccaaaaattaaaaacctgTGAAAGTATATGGGCGAGCTTTAAATCATAGTGAGCCTGACCAGTGTTTTGAATGGTTCCCATGGCTGAAGCATGCCCGTTGGCTTTGTACCACTAGCATTTCTCCCACAACTAAGTCCGATCTAGATCTCTCGACAATGATGAATTGACTTGAAGCTAATTTTGAGAATCAACCAAGCTTAGACAGGCATATGTAATTTCATAATTGAAAAATTATCAAgattaattttattcttttgtaaGCAGTCCTTATATTATACGGTAATAATGTGTTACACATGAAATTTGAATTACAAGTTTCAAGAAATCATGGATGAAATAAGAGTAAAACAATCTTACAAATTACGGACCAAGCCTTTCTGGCAAGGGAATCAGCCAATTTCTGTCCCTCTTGGAACAAAAGTAAAGGTGCAAGACTCTAAAGAAGATGCAATATGAATAATATCATAAACAGTGGCAGCCACATAAACTGATGGAGAAGAGTATTGATTAATGACCTCACAGtgagaacctctctctctctctctctctctctctctctctctctctctctctttatatatatatatatatatatatatattacattttCTCTGACATGCATTGACCTTTAATAATTTTTGCATAGCAACGTGGACAATGTCTTGATGAAAAATTCATACGCGGCATTTGATCATTTgctttcaattttgattttttttttatttaactagaaataatttctattaaaataatagatgacttttttttttctaaaccctCCCTAAGTAAAACATATATAACCCATGTCATCACTAATTATTTCATAAAATAATCTGCCAGCACTCCATTggtgaaattaaattaaattttttgcAATCATTATCTCTATAATGATTGCGTTATTAACTCTAAAGCATTCTAATTCTGGTCATTAAATTTTgctaaatttttatattaaattcctttgattaaaaaaataataaaataaaaatttgattgcCACATTC is a window from the Macadamia integrifolia cultivar HAES 741 chromosome 5, SCU_Mint_v3, whole genome shotgun sequence genome containing:
- the LOC122080261 gene encoding umecyanin-like, translating into MASLSSFMGWLLGCMFIIAALLQGADAKTTHTVGGSIGWTIPPSNFSYETWAASQTFMVGDYLFFDFTSTTTKDDVAEIYSKAEYESCNKTSLPITLGSSVSILINTAGEHYYFSTIGQNCVKNQKLAINASGTPISSPSPPSSASSLTVGGFTLLLLSTIIAFFY